AATTCTGCCTGTTTTTCTCCATACCAAGACAAAACAATTATTGTTGAGATAACAAAAAATATTAGTGAAATAGTAACAATAAGACTACCATAGGGGCCAAAGAAGTTTTCAAAAGCAAGGGCAGTTAAACCTGATGTATTAGTTCTTGCAAATTCAGCTTTCCAAATGTCTGATGCTAAAATGACGTATGCTGTTGCTGTACATACTATTATTGTATCAACTAAAATACCCACCATTGCCCATAGGCCTTGTCTTGTTGGATGATCTGTTGTGGCTGTTGCATGTGCTATTGGAGCAGTTCCAACCCCAGCCTCATTTGAATAAGCTCCCCTTGCAGCACCCCACCTTATAACCTCTATTAGGGTAGCACCTGCAAAGCCTCCAATTGGGGCAACTGCAGTGAAGGCATTTTTAAATATTAGTGCTAGAACCTTGGGGAATTCCTCTATACTCATTATAAAAACTATGATTACACTTCCAATATAGATAATAGCCATAAAAGGGACAATCACTTCGGCAAAATGCCCAATTCTTTTAATTCCGCCTATTATAACAAGAGATACAATAAACATAATGATAAGGCCTGTTATATAAGGGGGTATATTAAAGGTAGAGAGGGCAGATCCTGCAATAGAGTTTCCCTGTATCATTACACTAGGTATAACCTCAATCATAAGTGCAGTTGAAAACCAGATAGCTAACCATTTCATTTTAAGGCCTCTTGTCATATAATACATAGGGCCACCGACATATTCATTTTTCTTATTTTTTGTTCTATAACAGACTGCCAATGCAGCTTCCGTAAATTTTGTAGCCATCCCAAATAGCGCTATAACCCACATCCAAAAAATTGCACCTGGTCCACCAAATACAATAGCAGCTGGAACGCCAATAATGTTTCCAGCACCTACTGTACAGGCAAGTGTTGAAGAGATTGCTTGAAAGGGTGTTACCGTACCTGTACCCTTTGGTTTTTTGTGTATACTAAAAAAGGTAGTTTTTAATATGTAGAAAAAATATCTAAATTGAAAAAAGTTAAGTTTAATTGTAAGAAAAATACCGCCAAAACTTAAAAGTAATATTAATGGGTAACCCCACAATATCTGTGAGAATTTATATAATATATCCATAAAGATTAC
The sequence above is a segment of the Deferribacterota bacterium genome. Coding sequences within it:
- a CDS encoding sodium:alanine symporter family protein encodes the protein MDILYKFSQILWGYPLILLLSFGGIFLTIKLNFFQFRYFFYILKTTFFSIHKKPKGTGTVTPFQAISSTLACTVGAGNIIGVPAAIVFGGPGAIFWMWVIALFGMATKFTEAALAVCYRTKNKKNEYVGGPMYYMTRGLKMKWLAIWFSTALMIEVIPSVMIQGNSIAGSALSTFNIPPYITGLIIMFIVSLVIIGGIKRIGHFAEVIVPFMAIIYIGSVIIVFIMSIEEFPKVLALIFKNAFTAVAPIGGFAGATLIEVIRWGAARGAYSNEAGVGTAPIAHATATTDHPTRQGLWAMVGILVDTIIVCTATAYVILASDIWKAEFARTNTSGLTALAFENFFGPYGSLIVTISLIFFVISTIIVLSWYGEKQAEFLFGDLGAKIIKYVYVISAFVGAIGAARFIWNLIDLALAMAIIPNMIALLLLSNKAKKLKEEFFNTPNRYYLNERK